gatattttagtgtaatcggggaTTAACTTGGTGATCAAAtcgaataataatacacatcaagcaagtaaggaggtgcgggagtgcacgcttgtttgagttattataattcgaaGTGTACCGGCGGAGCCCGTACTGTACGAGGGTTCCAAGGGGGCAGTGcccccttggcgggggtccgggggcagcgcccctagTAGAAGGGTCCatggggcggcagcccctggcggggtccaaggggcagagcccaaGGGTCCGGGGGCAGCTCCCCTGgaagcagggtccaaggggcggcagcccctagcggggtccaaggggcagagcccctggcctTAATGAAACTGCATCAGAAAATATTATTTTCTGGAATTTGACACATTTTCGAAATGTAAAAAACAATGGTAGTTTTTGGCAGTTTTGTCTGAAAAAATAGAGGTAACTGCCATTAGGCAGTTACAACCCCAAAAACCAAAATTCGTAGACAACTTGATTAGATTCTTCTTCCTTGTTCGAAAATTCATAGACACACCAACATACCCTGGTTCAATTTCTCAtaaaatcagagttgtatccgattgaatttttcgggtgaaccaccgaaataatttgatctaagagtgattacacgcctctctgatcaTCCGGTAAACTGAAATTCCCTAACAAAGATCAAATTATTTTCTGTGAAGATGGCAAGCGGATCGATGAAGGGTATGACAAGCAAGTTTAACAAACTGGAGAAGTTCGAAGGGCAAGACTTCAGCAGATGGCAGAAGAAGATGCACTTTCTTCTGACTACGTTGAAGGTTGTGCACGTGTTGACTACTCCAATCCCGGAGATACTGGTGGAGGGCAATCTGGAGCAAATCAGGAAGAGGTCAAAGTGGGAGAACGACAATTATATATGTCTTGGCCACATTCTGAATGGTATGTCTGATCCCTTATTTGATGTTTATCAAAATGTTGAAACTGCAAAGTTACTGTGGGACACGTTGGAAGCCAAATACATGGCAGAAGATTCTTCTAGTAAGAAGTTTCTTGTTAgtaatttcaataattacagaatgGTTGATGAAAGGCCTGTCATGGAACAGTACAATGAATTGTTAAGAATTCTGGGGCAATTTGCCCAACATGATATGAAGATGGATGAATCCATCTCTGTTTCGAGTATCATTGATAAGTTACCTCCTTCCTGGAAAGATTTTAAACATAATCTGAAACATCAGAAAGGAGAGTGAACTTTGGTTGAACTTGGAAGCCACTTCAGAATTGAAGAAGGCTTGAGAGCACAGGAAAATGTGTTGGTCAATGATGAAAAGAAACGGGCTGGATCAAGTTCTGTGAACATGGTTGAGACAGGTGAATCATCCAAAGGAAAAAGTAAGTTCAAAGGGAAACGAAAGTTTGAAGGAAATAACAATTCGGGTTCAAACAAAAAGCCGAATTACCATTGCTAGAAACGTGGTTTGTCACTTTAAGAGGGACTGTAAGATGATGAAGAATAACAACAAGTCCGGTTCAAAGAACAAGAATGAGACTGGTTCTAGCGGGTCCAAGGACCCGGGCAAGCAAGGTCAGAATTTAATAATTCGGTTCAGAATTATGTGGTCACTAATTTCTGAGGCATTTTATGTGTAGGATGATGACATTGCTTGGTGGGTTGATTCGGGTGCGACAAGCCATGTATGCAAGGATCTTCGTTGGTTTAAAGACTTTCAACCAATCGAAGACGGGTCTATCATAAAGATGGGGAATGTTGTAACTGAACCAATCAAGGGAATAGGAACTGTGAATCTTGTGTTTACTTCTGGAAAAACTTTACTTTAGAACAATGTTTTGTATACGCCCGGGATTCGAAAGAATCTATTAAGTGGCCTTGTGTAATAATTGTGGGAACAGACAAGTATTGGAAAGTGACAAGTATATCTTGTCAAGACATGGTACCTTTGTTAGTTTCGGTTATCTAGATAATGGTATGTTTATGTTGAATGTTGATGTCTCGTTTATGAATGAATCTGTTTGTGTTGCTTCATCTAGTAATGTTAATGATGTACCTTCAACTAGTAATGCAAATTGCATAGCTTCAACTAGTAGTAGAAACAACTTGACTGAATTGGAATTATGGCATGCTAGACTAGGACATATACATTATAAAAGAGTTCAAGAAATGTCTAAAATGAGCTTAATTCCTCCTATTAACATAAACAATGATAAATGCCATGTCTGCAAGTTGAATAAGATAACCAAAAAGCCTTTCATATAACATGTTCATAGGGAAAGTAAAGTGTTAGATTTGATACATAGTGATCTATGTGATTTTCATGCTACACCGTCTCTAGGTAATAAAAAATACGTAGTAACATTTATAGATGATGCTACTAGATTTTGTTATGTTTATTTGTTGCATGCTAAGGATGAAGCTCTTGAAAAGTTTAAGATTTATAAACAAGAAGTAGAGCTTCACCGGAGTGGGTTGATCAAAACCCTACATACGGACAGAGGTGGTGAGTATTTTGATCTGG
The Helianthus annuus cultivar XRQ/B chromosome 6, HanXRQr2.0-SUNRISE, whole genome shotgun sequence genome window above contains:
- the LOC110944946 gene encoding uncharacterized protein LOC110944946 — protein: MASGSMKGMTSKFNKLEKFEGQDFSRWQKKMHFLLTTLKVVHVLTTPIPEILVEGNLEQIRKRSKWENDNYICLGHILNGMSDPLFDVYQNVETAKLLWDTLEAKYMAEDSSSKKFLVSNFNNYRMVDERPVMEQYNELLRILGQFAQHDMKMDESISVSSIIDKLPPSWKDFKHNLKHQKGE